Below is a genomic region from Hylemonella gracilis.
TCACGATGCCGGTCTTTCACGAAGGCCAGCTTCAGGGCTTCACTTGCTGCATGGCGCACTGGCTGGACGTGGGCGGCACGCTGGGCAATGTGACCACCGACATCTACAGCGAGGGCATCCAAATTCCCATCGTGAAGTACCAGCGCGAGGGTGTGGTCAACCAGGACCTCATCGACATCATCGCGATGAATGTGCGGCTCTCCGAACGTGCCATGGGCGATCTGCGCGCCCAGATCACCGCCATCACCACGGGCGAGCGCCGTTATGTCGAACTGCTGCAGCGCTATGGCGCCGATGCGGTGCACGGCGCGATCCAGCAGATCATGGATTCGTCCGAGGCCGTGGCGCGCAAGAACACCCTGTCCATACCTGACGGCACGTATGAAGCCGAATCCTTCATGGACGACGATGGTCTGGAGATCGGCAAGCGCATTCCGATCCGGGTGAAGGTGACCGTCAGCGGCGACGAAATGACCATCGACCTCTCAGACGTGAGCAGGCAGGTCAAGGGCTTCTACAACTCCGGCTTCACCACCGGCATCGCCTGCGCGCAGGTGGCCTACAAATGCCTGACCACGCCCACCGACTACCCGGTGAACGACGGCAGCTTCCGACCACTCAAGGTGATCATGCCCATGGGCACGGTGATCAGCGCGGAACGGCCTTACCCCATGCGCGTCTGGATGACCTTTCCGATGACGGTGATCGACACCATCTTCAAGGCACTGGCACCCGCCATCCCGCATCGCTCGATCGCGGGTCACCACGCCGACCTGGTCTTCCCCAACATCCATGGCATTTCACCCGAGGACGGGCGACTGTTCATCGTGGGCATCGGTCCTCTGGGCGGAGGCTGGGGCGCCAAGAGCAGCGAGGACGGGGTGTCCGTCACGGTCTGCATCAACGACGGAGACACCCACAACAGCCCGACCGAGCAACTGGAGGCCAAGTACCCGGTGTTGGTGGAGAAATACGAAATCCGCCAGGATTCGGGCGGCGCGGGCCGGCATCGCGGTGGCCTGGGCGCCGAGATGGTGGTGCAGGCGCTCTCGCCCTTCACGGTCACGACCCGTATCGACCGCGTGCATTGCAAACCCTGGGGCCTGGAAGGTGGCGCAGACGCCATGGGCAATGGCCTGGCGGTGCGGCACCAGGGGGTTTGGAAGACCGACCACCCAAACGCCAAGATCTTCAATGTGCGCCTGGAGCGGGGTGACGCCTACAAAATGCTGTCTGGCGGCGGCGGCGGTTTTGGCAATCCCCTGGAACGTGACGCGGAACAGGTGGCCGAGGATGTGCGCGAAGGATACGTGAGCCGCGAACAGGCCGAGAAGATGTATGGCGTCGTGCTCGACGAGCGCTTCCAGCTCAACGCCGAGGAAACCACGCGCCGTCGCGCCTAGATCAAGCGAGGATTGGACACCCATGGACACGCACCAGTGTGATCAGGCCGCCTACCTCTGCATGCTTTGGCATCGGCTGGCGGCGCAGCACATCGCGCTGGGTTGCGCCTGTGCCATGAGTGGCGTGACCGTCACGCTCGAAGACTTCGAGCATGACATCGCCGACCATTTCCTGGCCCGAAGCGAGCGGGAAGGCATGACCGAGGTGGTCGATTTCCTGCTGCTGCGCGGCCCCTTGGCGGTCCAGCCGCAGCCCGTGCGTGACATCCTGCAGCGCCTGAGTGACGGAGAGACCAGCTCGGCGGTCTCCGACTGGCTACTGCCACGCATGAGCCGAACCTTGCAGTCCTATGCGGAGCTGCATGGCCCCGCTCTGGCCGCCCCCCTGCTGGGCGGATCCAAGGCGTGGCGCGGTGCTTACCGGGGTGATGTTTGACTATTTCAATTTTTTCAGGAGACAACCATGCACATTCGCACTCGACAACTACTCGGCATGCTGCTCGGCCTGCTGTTGACCAGCCTCGCGGTCGCCCAGGAAAAATTTCCTGAAGGGCCAATCAAGATCATTGTTCCCTTCGCCGCCGGCGGAGGCGTGGACAACGCCGCGCGCCTGCTGGCCAAGCAGTTGCAAACGGATCTGGGCGTGCCAGTCATCGTCGACAACCGCCCCGGCGCCAGCGGCACCATCGGTGGCAAGGCCGTGCAAACCGCGCCGGCCGATGGCTTGACGCTGTTGTTCTCGGCGGCCACGCAGGTACTCACCCAGGAGGCCATGGCCAAGCCCCCCTACGATCCTCTGAATGATTTCAGCTTCGTCGCCCGAACGGCGTCCGCCCCATTGCTGATGGTGATCTCCCCCAACCTTCCGCAAAACCAGCTCAAAGATGTCATGCAGGCCGCGCGGACCGAACCGGAGAAGTGGTTCGCGGGTCTACCCGCCTTGGGCGCACCCAGCCATCTGGCGACCTTGATGCTGGCCAAGGAGGGACAACTGAATCTTGCGACCGTGGTGTACCGGGGGACGGCACCCGCCCTGACCGACGTCGCGGGCGGATCAACCCAGATCCTGATCGATTCCATCATTTCCCTGCAGTCGCTGGCCAAGGCGGGCAAGGTCAAGCCCATCGTCGTCACGTCGGCCAAGCGCAGCGCGCTGATGCCTGAGATTCCGACGGCCTCCGAAAGCGGGTTCCCGAACTTTGTGGCGGAGTCCTGGTACGGCGTCTGGGCGCCCAAGGACCTGCCCGCCAAGCGGCAGCAGATGCTGCACAAGGCCATCAACGAAGCCACCCGGCAACTGGTCAAGTCCGGCGCCTATGCGCCGCTGGGGATCGATCCGGTCATCGAAAGCATCGATGATTTCAGGAAGTACAGCCAGCGCTATGTTTCGGACGGTGCCGCGCTGCTCAAAAGCAGCGGCTACAAGCCGGAGTAAGGAAACCCACGCCGATCTCCGTCGAAATCATGGTGCTGGCCCGGCGAGCCTGAGCGACCTGAGGCTCGGAGTTTCGGCGGTTCCGCGCGGTTTCTGACAACGACTTCGGGTCGCACGAAACAACGGTGCCTGAGGCGCCGTTGTTTTTTGTCCCGAGAACTACGCGGGCGCCTCCAGCCCCCGACCGCGCATGGTACTGGGCGGTTGGCCCATGACGCGCTTGAACGCACGGCTGAACGACGCTTCCGACTCGTAGCCCAGGCGATAGGCCGCCACGGCAACGCGCATGCCATCGTGCTCGATCCAGCGACGCGCCTGGAACATCTTGACCTTGGCCACGTACTTGGCCGGACTTTCGCCAACCGCACGGGTGAAGGCATCCGCGAAGCTCGAGCGCGATGCGCCCATCAGATCGGCCAGCATCGGCACCGTCCAGTCGCGCTCTGGCTCCGTGTGGATGGCGGCCAGCACTTTGCCGATCCGCGGGCACTGAACAGCGGCAATCCAGCCGGTTGAATCGCTACAGGCACATTCCACCCAGGCGCGGATGATGCTGGCTGCCAGCACATCGGCCATGCGCGCCAGGATGCCGCAGGCGCCGATGCGGTCGAGGGTCACTTCGCGCTCCATGGCCTCCAGCATCGCCGGCACCGACGGATCGCGCTGCGCGAGGTCGCAGGCGCGCATCACATCGGGCATCATGGCCATCAGTGGATGCAAGGGATCCAGATTGAAGCGCATGGCGCCGCAGAACATCACTTCGCGTGCACCGGCATCCGCGCGCGGGGTCTCGTGCGGATCGCCTCCGACCAGATACAGGTTCTCGGCCACTTCTTTGCGCGCCAGCGTATCGATGTCCACCGACGGCACCTCCGGTGAACTCGCCAGGATATGCAGTCCTCCACGCGGCAACAGCACAGCGTCGCCGGCCTTGAGCTCGATCCAGTCGCTGGTCGGTGTGCGCAGCCAGCACCCGCCATGTCCCACGAAATGGAAA
It encodes:
- a CDS encoding AraC family transcriptional regulator — translated: MLDHSSDLAIENQPAQGTEGRQAPAKPADLLTQILLSLRLEGVEYGRCVMHAPWAVAFPARRVARFHFVGHGGCWLRTPTSDWIELKAGDAVLLPRGGLHILASSPEVPSVDIDTLARKEVAENLYLVGGDPHETPRADAGAREVMFCGAMRFNLDPLHPLMAMMPDVMRACDLAQRDPSVPAMLEAMEREVTLDRIGACGILARMADVLAASIIRAWVECACSDSTGWIAAVQCPRIGKVLAAIHTEPERDWTVPMLADLMGASRSSFADAFTRAVGESPAKYVAKVKMFQARRWIEHDGMRVAVAAYRLGYESEASFSRAFKRVMGQPPSTMRGRGLEAPA
- a CDS encoding hydantoinase B/oxoprolinase family protein → MKAAVQIPGVDPVTVEIIRNGLYAVTEEMKTNLTRTAYNLIIYEALDFTVGLFTKEGDTVSIGLGLPMFIRGMSETVKAKIRHFGYDNIKPGDILVTNDAYTTGSHLNHFTFTMPVFHEGQLQGFTCCMAHWLDVGGTLGNVTTDIYSEGIQIPIVKYQREGVVNQDLIDIIAMNVRLSERAMGDLRAQITAITTGERRYVELLQRYGADAVHGAIQQIMDSSEAVARKNTLSIPDGTYEAESFMDDDGLEIGKRIPIRVKVTVSGDEMTIDLSDVSRQVKGFYNSGFTTGIACAQVAYKCLTTPTDYPVNDGSFRPLKVIMPMGTVISAERPYPMRVWMTFPMTVIDTIFKALAPAIPHRSIAGHHADLVFPNIHGISPEDGRLFIVGIGPLGGGWGAKSSEDGVSVTVCINDGDTHNSPTEQLEAKYPVLVEKYEIRQDSGGAGRHRGGLGAEMVVQALSPFTVTTRIDRVHCKPWGLEGGADAMGNGLAVRHQGVWKTDHPNAKIFNVRLERGDAYKMLSGGGGGFGNPLERDAEQVAEDVREGYVSREQAEKMYGVVLDERFQLNAEETTRRRA
- a CDS encoding Bug family tripartite tricarboxylate transporter substrate binding protein; translation: MHIRTRQLLGMLLGLLLTSLAVAQEKFPEGPIKIIVPFAAGGGVDNAARLLAKQLQTDLGVPVIVDNRPGASGTIGGKAVQTAPADGLTLLFSAATQVLTQEAMAKPPYDPLNDFSFVARTASAPLLMVISPNLPQNQLKDVMQAARTEPEKWFAGLPALGAPSHLATLMLAKEGQLNLATVVYRGTAPALTDVAGGSTQILIDSIISLQSLAKAGKVKPIVVTSAKRSALMPEIPTASESGFPNFVAESWYGVWAPKDLPAKRQQMLHKAINEATRQLVKSGAYAPLGIDPVIESIDDFRKYSQRYVSDGAALLKSSGYKPE